The Pseudomonas orientalis genome contains a region encoding:
- a CDS encoding protein kinase yields MNTLAQLKAGQLAGTTRLDLACGLTEFPREIFELADSLEILNLTGNALSSLPDDLHRLRHLRVLFCSDNAFTELPECLGRCAQLSMIGFKANRIEQVSAAALPPQLRWLILTDNCISQLPDELGQRPLLQKLMLAGNQLTQLPSSLAQCENLELIRIASNRLTHLPQWLLTLPSLTWLAYAGNPVEMAVEVAADATPDIPWAELQLGEVLGEGASGIIRKALWKPRALPVAVKLYKGSITSDGSPLHEMQACIAAGLHPNLIKVEGRVSDHPDHQAALVMDLIDPSYRNLAALPSLASCTRDIYAPDTRFSLDVALRLARGIASVAAHLHRHGITHGDLYGHNILWNAAGDCLLGDFGAASFHATADTLETKALQRIEVRAFGVLLGELLERVEGVVAKELVELQMSCCQPHVLARPSFDEIEVVLSAL; encoded by the coding sequence ATCAATACCCTCGCCCAACTCAAGGCCGGCCAATTGGCCGGCACTACCCGCCTGGACCTGGCCTGCGGTTTGACCGAATTCCCCCGGGAAATCTTCGAACTGGCCGACTCGCTGGAAATCCTCAACCTCACGGGCAACGCCTTGAGCAGCCTGCCGGACGACCTGCACCGCCTGCGGCACCTGCGCGTGCTGTTCTGCTCGGACAACGCCTTCACCGAACTGCCCGAATGCCTGGGCCGCTGTGCCCAACTGAGCATGATCGGCTTCAAGGCCAACCGTATCGAGCAGGTGTCGGCAGCCGCTCTGCCGCCACAATTGCGCTGGCTGATCCTCACTGACAATTGCATCAGCCAGTTACCTGACGAACTGGGCCAACGCCCGCTGCTGCAAAAGCTGATGCTGGCCGGCAACCAACTGACGCAACTGCCGTCCAGCCTGGCCCAGTGCGAAAACCTTGAGTTGATCCGCATCGCGTCCAACCGCCTGACGCACCTGCCGCAGTGGCTGCTGACCCTGCCGAGCCTGACGTGGCTGGCGTATGCCGGCAATCCGGTGGAAATGGCCGTTGAGGTGGCTGCTGATGCAACACCGGACATTCCCTGGGCCGAACTGCAACTGGGCGAAGTGCTCGGCGAAGGGGCCTCGGGGATTATTCGCAAGGCGCTGTGGAAACCCCGGGCGTTGCCGGTCGCGGTCAAACTGTACAAAGGCAGCATCACCAGCGACGGTTCACCGCTGCATGAAATGCAAGCCTGCATCGCCGCCGGGCTGCATCCCAACCTGATCAAGGTCGAAGGCCGCGTCAGCGATCACCCCGATCACCAGGCCGCGTTGGTGATGGACCTGATCGACCCGAGTTACCGCAACCTCGCGGCGTTGCCAAGCCTGGCGTCCTGCACGCGGGACATCTACGCACCCGACACCCGTTTCAGCCTGGACGTAGCACTGCGCCTGGCGCGCGGTATCGCCTCAGTCGCCGCGCACCTTCACCGGCACGGCATTACCCACGGCGACCTGTATGGCCACAATATTTTGTGGAATGCAGCGGGTGATTGTTTGCTGGGGGACTTTGGCGCGGCGTCCTTCCATGCCACGGCGGACACATTGGAAACCAAGGCGCTGCAGCGCATTGAAGTACGCGCGTTCGGCGTGCTGCTGGGGGAGTTGCTGGAGCGGGTCGAGGGGGTGGTCGCAAAGGAGCTGGTTGAACTGCAAATGAGCTGCTGTCAGCCGCACGTGCTGGCGCGACCGAGTTTCGACGAGATCGAAGTCGTGCTGAGCGCGCTCTGA
- a CDS encoding YebC/PmpR family DNA-binding transcriptional regulator, producing MGAQWKVKHKEAAANAKGKIFGKLVKEITIAARNGADTSTNAHLRLVVEQAKKASMPKETLDRAIKKGAGLLGETVQYHRVTYEGFAPHQVPLIVECVTDNINRTVAEIRVAFRKGQLGASGSVAWDFNHVGLIEASPDTPDADPEMAAIEAGAQDFEDGEEAGTTLFITETTDLDAVQKALPEQGFTVLSAKLGYLSKNPVSGLTDEQMAEVEAFLEGLDNHDDVQDMFVGLAG from the coding sequence ATGGGCGCACAGTGGAAAGTCAAACATAAAGAAGCGGCAGCCAATGCCAAGGGCAAGATTTTCGGCAAGCTGGTGAAAGAAATCACCATCGCCGCCCGCAACGGTGCGGACACCTCGACCAACGCTCACCTGCGTCTGGTGGTGGAGCAGGCCAAGAAGGCCTCGATGCCCAAGGAAACCCTGGACCGCGCGATCAAGAAGGGTGCCGGTCTGCTCGGTGAAACCGTGCAGTACCACCGTGTCACCTACGAAGGTTTCGCCCCGCACCAGGTGCCATTGATCGTCGAGTGCGTCACCGACAACATCAACCGCACCGTGGCGGAAATCCGTGTGGCGTTCCGTAAGGGCCAACTGGGGGCTTCCGGCTCGGTGGCCTGGGACTTCAACCACGTCGGGCTGATCGAAGCGTCGCCGGACACCCCGGACGCTGATCCGGAAATGGCCGCCATCGAGGCCGGGGCCCAGGACTTTGAAGACGGCGAGGAAGCAGGCACCACTTTGTTCATCACCGAAACCACCGACCTGGATGCCGTGCAGAAAGCCTTGCCGGAGCAGGGATTTACCGTGCTGTCGGCGAAGCTGGGCTATCTTTCGAAGAACCCGGTCAGTGGGTTGACCGATGAGCAGATGGCCGAGGTCGAGGCGTTCCTGGAAGGCCTGGATAACCATGATGATGTGCAGGATATGTTTGTCGGGCTGGCTGGCTGA
- a CDS encoding LysR substrate-binding domain-containing protein: MNLFQLRAFDAVAREGSFTRAAARLFISQPAVTGHIKALEEHYQIPLLRRTARRVELTEEGARLAAITRAIFGLVDEAQAMLEANRQLLTGRLEVAADGPHLVMPMIARLRVLYPGVTVNLRLGNAQETLAALLSEHADVAVLTEVEPRNGLHLHPLGESRICALVPAVHPWAGQAEGIALSALNEEIMVLREPGSITRRTFDEACLAAGVRPRVLLELDSREAVTEAVAAELGLGVVSSMEVSRDPRVCAVPIRGDGLQNRHLLGCLERRRSLRLIQAFFKLAP; the protein is encoded by the coding sequence ATGAACCTGTTCCAACTGCGCGCATTCGATGCGGTGGCCCGCGAGGGCAGTTTTACCCGTGCGGCCGCCCGGCTGTTCATCAGCCAGCCGGCGGTGACCGGGCACATCAAGGCGCTGGAGGAGCATTATCAGATCCCGTTGCTGCGCCGCACTGCGCGGCGGGTCGAGTTGACCGAGGAGGGCGCACGCCTGGCGGCGATCACCCGGGCGATCTTCGGCCTGGTGGATGAGGCGCAGGCGATGCTCGAAGCCAACCGCCAATTGCTCACCGGGCGCCTGGAAGTGGCGGCGGACGGCCCGCATCTGGTGATGCCGATGATCGCCCGGCTGCGCGTGCTTTATCCGGGCGTCACGGTGAATCTGCGCCTGGGCAATGCCCAGGAAACCCTGGCGGCGTTGTTGTCCGAGCATGCCGATGTGGCGGTGCTGACCGAAGTGGAGCCGCGCAATGGCCTGCACCTGCATCCCTTGGGCGAGTCGCGTATTTGCGCGCTGGTGCCGGCCGTGCATCCGTGGGCGGGGCAGGCCGAGGGCATTGCACTGTCGGCGTTGAACGAAGAGATCATGGTGTTGCGCGAGCCCGGTTCCATTACCCGGCGTACCTTTGATGAGGCGTGCCTGGCTGCCGGTGTGCGGCCCAGGGTGCTGCTGGAACTGGACAGCCGGGAGGCGGTGACGGAGGCCGTTGCGGCCGAGCTGGGCCTGGGGGTGGTGTCGTCGATGGAGGTCAGCCGCGACCCACGCGTATGTGCCGTGCCGATTCGCGGTGACGGCCTGCAGAACCGGCATCTGCTTGGCTGCCTGGAGCGGCGCCGGTCGTTGCGCTTGATCCAGGCCTTTTTCAAGTTGGCGCCCTGA
- a CDS encoding 2-aminoethylphosphonate--pyruvate transaminase has translation MTPAAPLLLTPGPLTTSNRTRQAMMVDWGSWDERFNQLTASVCEHLLAIIHGADSHHCVPLQGSGTFAVEAAIGTLVPRNGKVLVLINGAYGKRLAKICEVLGRAYSTFETPEDQPTTAADVDRLLHADAAITHVALIHCETSTGILNPLAQIAEVIKRHGKRLIIDAMSSFGALPIDARQVPFDALIAASGKCLEGVPGMGFVLAEKTALGAAAGNCHSLAMDLFDQHGYMARTGQWRFTPPTHVVAALHEALLQYHEEGGLPARHQRYANNCRTLLDGMAELRLRTFLPAAIQAPIIVTFHAPKDPRYQFKDFYERVKAKGFILYPGKLTQVDTFRVGCIGHVDATGMQAAVNAIAEALQEMDVLDI, from the coding sequence ATGACCCCTGCCGCGCCGCTCCTGCTGACCCCCGGCCCCCTGACCACTTCCAACCGCACACGCCAGGCGATGATGGTGGACTGGGGTTCATGGGATGAGCGTTTCAACCAACTCACCGCCAGCGTGTGCGAGCACTTGCTGGCGATCATCCATGGCGCCGACAGCCACCACTGTGTGCCGTTGCAGGGCAGCGGCACGTTCGCCGTCGAAGCTGCCATCGGCACCCTCGTGCCGCGTAACGGCAAGGTGCTGGTGCTGATCAACGGCGCCTACGGCAAGCGCCTGGCGAAGATCTGTGAAGTGCTCGGCCGCGCTTACAGCACCTTCGAAACCCCGGAAGACCAACCCACCACCGCCGCCGATGTGGACCGACTGCTGCACGCCGACGCCGCGATCACCCATGTCGCGCTGATCCACTGCGAAACCAGCACCGGCATCCTCAACCCACTGGCGCAGATCGCCGAGGTGATCAAACGCCACGGCAAGCGCCTGATCATCGACGCCATGAGCTCCTTCGGCGCGCTGCCGATCGATGCGCGCCAAGTGCCCTTCGACGCATTGATCGCAGCCTCCGGCAAATGCCTGGAAGGCGTGCCGGGCATGGGCTTTGTCCTGGCTGAAAAGACCGCGCTGGGCGCCGCCGCAGGCAACTGTCATTCCCTGGCAATGGATCTGTTCGACCAGCACGGCTACATGGCCCGCACCGGCCAGTGGCGCTTCACCCCGCCTACCCACGTGGTCGCCGCCCTGCACGAAGCATTGCTGCAATACCACGAAGAAGGCGGCCTGCCCGCCCGCCATCAACGCTACGCCAATAACTGCCGGACACTTCTGGACGGCATGGCCGAACTGCGCCTGCGCACCTTCCTGCCGGCGGCGATCCAGGCACCGATCATCGTTACCTTCCACGCACCGAAAGACCCGCGCTACCAGTTCAAGGACTTTTACGAACGGGTCAAGGCCAAAGGTTTCATCCTCTATCCGGGCAAATTGACCCAGGTCGACACCTTCCGCGTGGGCTGCATCGGCCATGTCGACGCGACCGGCATGCAGGCGGCGGTCAACGCCATCGCCGAGGCGCTGCAGGAAATGGACGTGCTGGACATCTGA
- the phnX gene encoding phosphonoacetaldehyde hydrolase: MNYQNPTSLQAVILDWAGTVVDFGSFAPTQIFVEAFAEFGVQVSIEEARGPMGMGKWDHIRTLCDQPQVAQRYRKAFGRTPTDEDVSAIYQRFMPLQIEKIAEHSALIPGALDTLAGVRAQGIKIGSCSGYPKQVMDKVVALAASNGYVADHVVATDEVPNGRPWPAQALANVIALGIDDVAACVKVDDTVPGILEGRRAGMWTVALTCSGNALGLTYEQFRALDSATLAGERRRIEAMFEGSRPHYLIDTITDMPQVIADINARLARGEMPQSH, from the coding sequence ATGAACTATCAAAATCCCACCTCCCTCCAGGCCGTCATCCTCGACTGGGCCGGCACCGTGGTCGACTTCGGCTCCTTTGCGCCCACGCAGATTTTTGTCGAGGCCTTTGCCGAGTTCGGCGTACAGGTGTCCATCGAAGAAGCCCGTGGCCCGATGGGCATGGGCAAGTGGGACCACATCCGCACCCTCTGCGACCAGCCGCAAGTCGCGCAACGTTACCGCAAGGCCTTCGGCCGCACGCCGACCGACGAAGACGTGAGCGCCATCTACCAACGCTTCATGCCACTGCAGATCGAGAAAATCGCCGAGCACTCGGCGCTGATTCCCGGCGCCCTCGACACCCTCGCCGGCGTGCGCGCCCAGGGCATCAAGATCGGCTCCTGCTCCGGTTACCCCAAACAAGTGATGGACAAGGTGGTCGCCCTGGCCGCCAGCAACGGCTACGTGGCCGACCATGTGGTCGCCACCGACGAAGTGCCCAATGGTCGCCCGTGGCCGGCCCAGGCGCTGGCCAACGTGATCGCGCTGGGCATTGACGATGTGGCGGCGTGCGTGAAAGTCGACGACACCGTACCGGGTATCCTCGAAGGCCGCCGTGCCGGCATGTGGACCGTGGCGCTGACCTGCTCCGGCAACGCCCTGGGCCTGACTTACGAGCAGTTCCGGGCGCTGGACAGCGCCACACTGGCCGGCGAGCGCCGGCGTATCGAAGCGATGTTCGAAGGCTCACGCCCGCACTACCTGATCGACACTATTACCGATATGCCGCAGGTCATCGCCGATATCAACGCACGCCTGGCTCGCGGGGAAATGCCGCAAAGCCACTGA